A stretch of Eleutherodactylus coqui strain aEleCoq1 chromosome 2, aEleCoq1.hap1, whole genome shotgun sequence DNA encodes these proteins:
- the LOC136610916 gene encoding uncharacterized protein, which translates to MASRSCGLAGTVVILLLVIQGNYGKSFFGQMLNDEGVELPPSSIAPPPEGEALWNENLKTPWFRWTVEDPHFTDNTSDILANITSFAVTQGSLGGTWNDRMKTIIVSITGAIPPIGGIPIGKLISSLLSAFWPSSEEDIWSLIKDQVEGLIDQKILEFELQERNNEIRALQKTMQMYAEAQIKEKGALMSSMIHACNELFYKLTQSTNSAQFIPLVVTHSTQHLLILKERLLHGKEMYDEDNTAVWRTDLENQISSYKDCMKDMYSKWVVWRNSKIILDVGARTRPIPTPPFFTYEPYGNVNDELTKDSGSYFYNPAVGPNNKDFFRSLCEAVKKSMFGARNGELLQILVPTFYLDNFIPGNEDNPSVIPSSMSIASFGPISPHIGHGTEKSVLHNPRDDNTRGGDVTKINVREWNIIDGFQVIYSTHSGSFAGNSGGGQLHEIAIDVKNKRARSLKFCENNCNQVDVTIGFSNGDSTGRLGNRGGWRVKCLNTGGIDTYGLYNVRTTGRGCATGLFQIGLDYKAYPTKPSQMDERQAYFVNFDQEKFLYASAIEVE; encoded by the exons ATGGCCTCCAGAAGCTGCGGACTAGCGGGGACCGTTGTCATATTACTACTGGTCATCCAAG GAAACTATGGTAAAAGTTTCTTTGGACAGATGTTAAATGATGAAGGAGTGGAACTTCCTCCCAGCAGCATTGCACCGCCCCCTGAAG GAGAAGCTTTGTGGAATGAGAACCTGAAGACGCCATGGTTCAGGTGGACAGTGGAGGATCCCCACTTTACAG ATAACACAAGCGACATTTTGGCAAACATTACATCATTTGCAG TAACACAGGGATCCTTGGGAGGTACATGGAATGATAGAATGAAAACTATTATAGTCAGCATCACTGGCGCTATTCCCCCCATTGGAGGCATACCAATTGGAAAACTTATCAGTTCGCTTTTAAGTGCCTTTTGGCCATCATCTGAAGAAGATATCTGGAGCCTTATAAAAGACCAAGTGGAAGGATTGATAGATCAAAAAATCCTAGAATTTGAACTTCAGGAAAGGAATAATGAGATCCGTGCTCTTCAGAAAACCATGCAGATGTACGCTGAAGCTCAGATCAAAGAGAAGGGTGCATTGATGTCATCGATGATCCACGCGTGCAACGAACTGTTCTACAAGCTTACACAGTCCACAAACTCTGCGCAGTTCATCCCTCTAGTGGTCACTCACAGCACTCAGCACCTATTGATCCTAAAGGAGAGACTTCTACATGGAAAGGAGATGTATGATGAGGACAACACTGCTGTCTGGAGGACAGACCTGGAGAATCAGATTTCTTCATATAAAGATTGTATGAAGGACATGTATTCTAAATGGGTTGTCTGGAGAAATTCCAAAATCATATTAGATGTAGGTGCTCGTACTAGACCTATCCCCACCCCTCCATTTTTTACATATGAGCCATACGGGAATGTTAATGATGAATTGACCAAAGATTCAGGCAGTTATTTTTATAACCCAGCTGTGGGCCCCAATAACAAGGATTTTTTCAGATCTTTATGTGAAGCTGTAAAAAAGAGCATGTTTGGAGCTCGGAATGGTGAATTACTGCAGATATTGGTGCCAACCTTTTACCTGGATAATTTCATCCCCGGGAATGAAGATAACCCCTCAGTGATACCGTCATCCATGTCCATAGCCAGTTTTGGTCCCATTTCGCCACATATCGGGCATGGAACTGAGAAATCTGTTCTTCACAACCCACGTGATGACAACACTAGGGGAGGTGATGTGACCAAAATCAATGTTAGAGAATGGAATATTATTGATGGCTTCCAGGTAATCTACAGCACACACAGTGGTTCATTTGCAGGAAATAGTGGTGGAGGACAGCTCCATGAAATTGCAATTGACGTAAAGAACAAGCGTGCAAGATCTCTGAAGTTTTGTGAAAATAATTGCAATCAGGTTGATGTAACCATAGGATTCTCAAATGGAGACTCCACCGGCCGTCTGGGAAACCGCGGTGGATGGCGAGTGAAATGTTTAAACACTGGAGGGATTGACACTTATGGACTATACAATGTCCGCACGACAGGACGTGGCTGTGCAACCGGACTTTTCCAGATCGGTCTAGATTACAAAGCTTACCCAACCAAACCTTCTCAAATGGATGAACGACAAGCATATTTTGTGAATTTCGACCAAGAAAAGTTTCTATATGCATCAGCAATAGAAGTGGAATAA